In Macrobrachium nipponense isolate FS-2020 chromosome 30, ASM1510439v2, whole genome shotgun sequence, a genomic segment contains:
- the LOC135202540 gene encoding mucin-2-like translates to MRTFKVLCLLLVALTVRGTPVTEPSPEAKGATSPKAASTSSPSPLPKTSPDAKSVTTESDAEILTHTTTDQSTTTIPDATSDAESSTDPGTDQSEVTTPSSSPRPSAGTTKGPKSPTGPQPKTVGGNGTERHRNTDHAPTTSSEPVTDVQSDGKQLSPDSGPKPDLSSKPRETSSTKTKDESKTKSPAGPDSKRPLLQPLVNKQKQGGPNPESKSQLGFGNGFGLPGSAFPINPRPILTGAGETGLNNFPFFGGDPTFVELPFQESFNNRQLSRGNPSSLQPRPVSPTGEVFPGAFSVGSQGQGFEIPVNTGLVVNPPNNVPQNTGLFGVPPRGPFDFGQPFGNPTVQRPFAPGSSGFPQGTTPQPPLFFNSRPGGNPGLFAPNPSSSPPLFLNPNTDNTFARPTTPQPFPPRPSNPPPLFLNPVTPNPASRPSIFLTPQPGNLFIPEDRIPFSSSPNDLDDPSPFFNSLGDRGSNNLFPDRPSVLFLNPDRDVPPPRGPPSIFLNPEDSPPIFTSSRPRLPSGFPLGATTPLGFPLGATSPPGFPLGPTIPSGFPLGSTTPSQFPLRPTTPSPPIFPRPTTPTPLPRPITPTSFSPGPTTPSPLFPQPTTPTFFSPRPTTPSPISPRPIPGSFPSRPGISINSNGSPFTPTPFFPQSTLNPSPFFPSSTPAPGGRPVFPQNSFRPESPTLGPTIIVSDVNNRPALVTPVPINPGSNRPLRPAFSFGNQRDNFPHESIGSGIALQPPKYNYGEGPAYSYGYDVKDPASGNFQGAEEEKGADGVVRGSYHLLQPDGKTRVVNYLADDYNGFQADVNYLPPAYS, encoded by the exons GTACTGTGCCTCTTACTGGTAGCTCTGACAGTAAGAGGTACTCCTGTGACAGAACCTAGCCCAGAAGCTAAGGGGGCCACAAGCCCCAaggctgcgtcaacatcaagtCCTAGTCCATTGCCAAAAACTAGCCCTGATGCAAAATCTGTTACCACTGAGTCAGATGCAGAAATTCTGACTCACACCACTACTGACCAATCAACCACAACTATCCCTGATGCAACATCAGATGCAGAGTCTTCCACTGATCCAGGGACAGATCAGTCTGAGGTCACCACCCCTAGTTCATCACCAAGACCAAGTGCTGGCACTACAAAAGGCCCCAAGTCTCCAACGGGTCCACAGCCAAAAACCGTTGGAGGTAATGGAACTGAAAGACATCGTAATACTGACCACGCTCCAACTACTTCTTCAGAACCTGTTACTGATGTTCAGTCAGACGGCAAACAACTTTCACCTGATTCAGGCCCTAAACCAGACCTCAGTTCAAAACCAAGAGAAACATCTTCAACAAAAACCAAGGATGAATCCAAAACCAAGTCACCGGCAGGACCTGATTCTAAGCGACCCTTACTGCAGCCGCTTGTCAACAAACAGAAGCAAGGTGGGCCAAACCCTGAATCAAAGTCTCAACTTGGATTTGGGAATGGTTTTGGGTTACCAGGGTCTGCTTTCCCAATAAATCCAAGGCCAATTTTGACAGGCGCAGGGGAAACTGGCCTCAATAACTTCCCATTCTTTG GAGGCGACCCCACCTTCGTTGAACTTCCTTTTCAAGAGAGCTTCAATAATCGTCAGCTATCAAGGGGTAACCCTAGCAGTTTGCAGCCACGTCCCGTATCACCTACTGGAGAAG TCTTTCCAGGTGCATTCAGTGTTGGTTCCCAGGGCCAAGGATTCGAAATTCCAGTGAACACAGGTTTGGTAGTAAACCCTCCAAACAATGTGCCTCAGAACACTGGCTTATTCGGAGTCCCTCCAAGAGGACCTTTTGACTTTGGACAGCCATTCGGCAATCCTACAGTGCAACGGCCATTTGCTCCAGGTTCTTCCGGATTTCCACAGGGTACCACACCACAACCACCTCTATTTTTCAACTCAAGACCAGGAGGTAATCCTGGACTCTTCGCACCAAACCCATCCAGCTCTCCACCTTTATTTTTAAATCCAAATACTGACAATACCTTTGCAAGACCAACAACTCCTCAGCCATTCCCTCCAAGACCCTCTAATCCTCCACCGTTGTTTCTGAACCCGGTTACTCCAAACCCAGCATCAAGACCTTCGATTTTCTTAACCCCACAACCTGGTAACCTGTTTATACCAGAAGATCGCATTCCTTTTTCGTCAAGTCCAAACGACCTCGATGATCCTTCACCTTTCTTCAATTCTCTTGGTGACAGAGGCTCAAACAACTTATTCCCTGACAGGCCTTCGGTACTTTTCCTTAATCCTGACAGAGATGTACCACCACCAAGAGGACCACCATCCATTTTCTTGAATCCTGAGGATTCACCACCAATATTCACTAGTTCAAGACCAAGACTACCCTCAGGATTTCCCCTCGGAGCAACAACACCCTTAGGATTTCCTCTAGGAGCAACCTCACCCCCAGGATTTCCTCTAGGACCTACAATACCCTCAGGATTTCCTCTAGGATCAACAACACCCTCACAATTCCCTCTAAGACCTACAACGCCATCACCTCCCATTTTCCCACGACCAACCACCCCAACACCTTTACCTCGACCAATCACACCAACATCATTCTCACCTGGACCAACAACACCATCCCCTCTTTTTCCTCAACCAACAACGCCAACATTCTTCTCACCTAGACCAACAACGCCATCACCCATTTCACCAAGACCAATACCAGGATCATTTCCCTCTCGTCCAGGGATATCCATTAACTCAAATGGCAGTCCATTTACACCTACACCATTTTTCCCGCAGTCAACTCTGAACCCATCTCCCTTCTTCCCAAGTTCAACCCCAGCCCCTGGAGGACGTCCAGTCTTCCCTCAAAACTCATTCCGTCCTGAATCACCAACTCTTGGCCCGACTATCATTGTGTCTGATGTAAACAACAGACCAGCACTGGTCACTCCTGTGCCCATTAACCCAGGGTCCAACAGGCCACTAAGGCCAGCGTTCAGCTTTGGAAATCAACGAGACAACTTCCCACACGAAAGTATAGGGTCAGGAATTGCACTGCAACCACCCAAATATAATTATGGTGAG GGCCCAGCATATTCCTATGGCTATGACGTCAAGGACCCAGCAAGTGGCAATTTCCAGGGCGCAGAAGAGGAAAAAGGAGCTGATGGTGTCGTCAGAGGCTCTTACCACTTACTTCAGCCTGATGGAAAAACCCGAGTAGTCAACTATTTAGCTGATGATTACAATGGATTCCAAGCCGATGTGAACTATCTACCGCCAGCCTACAGCTAA